One segment of Panicum virgatum strain AP13 chromosome 3K, P.virgatum_v5, whole genome shotgun sequence DNA contains the following:
- the LOC120697602 gene encoding uncharacterized protein LOC120697602, translating into MDKATIIAAAPPAAAGVADPRAPPPEQESADQAAARLQRACAACLRAAALLLAGYSFAIATWRSRREPRDLAFVAGSGALRACLRRAEGLTPASPAGERRRLQASVWALSTALSCAFAYRVAAVMPPVLAALVWCMTVSVVLTGFFMLVLCKGQQQYQAVDNVDRDAAREGKQFDKISTADELV; encoded by the coding sequence ATGGACAAGGCCACCATCATCGCCGCtgcccctcccgccgccgcgggcgtcgctgatccccgcgcgccgccgccggagcaggaaTCAGCCGATCAGGCGGCCGCGCGCCTCCAGCGCGCCTGCGCCGcgtgcctccgcgccgccgcgctcctcctcgcggGCTACAGCTTCGCCATCGCGACGTGGCGCTCGCGCCGCGAGCCACGGGACCTGGCGTTCGTCGCCGGGTCCGGCGCGCTCCGGGCGTGCCTCCGGCGTGCCGAGGGCCTGACGCCGGCGTCGCCCGCgggggagaggcggcggctgcaggcCTCCGTGTGGGCGCTGTCCACCGCCCTCAGCTGCGCCTTCGCCTACCGCGTGGCCGCGGTCATGCCGCCCGTGCTGGCGGCGCTCGTCTGGTGCATGACCGTGTCCGTCGTCCTCACTGGCTTCTTCATGCTCGTGCTCTGCAAAGGCCAGCAGCAGTACCAAGCCGTGGACAATGTCGACCGTGACGCTGCCAGAGAAGGCAAACAATTCGACAAGATTAGCACTGCTGATGAATTGGTGTAA
- the LOC120697603 gene encoding uncharacterized protein LOC120697603, whose amino-acid sequence MEAAWACAVDRAAIMADSAKRFFLSFRRPPQQQPPLPPHPSHNPVDILKRLQRQAFYDIMQLRERQEKVERVLSLFKASKVGPFAEESTHVKGVINVAGSLSRDSSEAESGISSRFVFQTTVRKKDSLFAELITDHRYMSQENDHIGSPLVLSKVMYLSNINDSLSVAAVPIGARCDDFSTDPNLREEHWLTSLRSSLRPPLLIKSHKYAGGLILRSKNFAVSLAELISVAGQTLNPGEASRVFTEFGQFSYQMPDNIKLTMSAAWHGPSVVPQKRKPTAGGCIDVELKFDEDSRIGAWIEFDRKSNPRSLRWALTLSETPEDDLGWGLSLRRGTEAKPQRFQVVGFLNLHLGKKAAVQPGVVFNMDGRRCTPALVFHSSWSL is encoded by the exons atggAGGCGGCATGGGCTTGTGCGGTAGATCGAGCCGCCATCATGGCTGACTCCGCCAAGcgcttcttcctctccttccgccgcccaccgcagcagcagccgccactGCCGCCACATCCAAGCCATAACCCC GTTGATATCTTGAAGCGTTTGCAGCGACAAGCATTTTATGACATCATGCAGCTGAGGGAGAGACAAGAGAAAGTTGAAAGAGTGCTTTCGTTGTTCAAAGCTTCCAAAGTTGGTCCATTTGCAGAAGAAAGCACTCATGTCAAGGGTGTTATCAATGTCGCTGGATCACTGTCAAGAGATAGTTCAGAAGCAGAATCTGGAATTAGTTCACGGTTTGTGTTTCAGACCACTGTTCGGAAAAAGGATTCCCTCTTTGCAGAGCTCATCACTGATCATAGATACATGTCTCAAGAAAATGATCATATTGGGAGCCCTCTTGTATTGTCAAAGGTGATGTATTTGTCAAATATCAATGACTCATTGTCTGTTGCTGCTGTACCAATTGGGGCAAGGTGTGATGATTTTTCAACCGATCCAAATCTCCGAGAG GAACATTGGCTGACCAGCTTGCGTTCTTCTTTGAGGCCACCTTTGCTGATTAAAAGTCACAAATATGCTGGTGGCCTAATACTGAGATCAAAGAACTTTGCTGTTTCTCTTGCTGAGCTGATTTCAGTAGCTGGGCAGACACTAAATCCTGGTGAAGCTAGTAGAGTTTTCACAGAATTCGGGCAATTTTCATATCAGATGCCTGATAACATAAAATTGACTATGTCTGCTGCCTGGCATGGACCAAGTGTGGTTCCTCAGAAGAGGAAACCTACTGCTGGAGGTTGcattgatgttgagctgaaATTCGATGAGGACTCCAGAATCGGGGCTTGGATTGAGTTCGACAGGAAGTCAAACCCACGGTCACTGAGATGGGCTCTCACTCTATCAGAAACCCCGGAGGATGACCTAGGATGGGGTTTGAGCTTGAGGAGAGGGACTGAAGCCAAACCACAACGGTTTCAGGTAGTCGGTTTTCTGAATTTGCATCTGGGCAAGAAGGCTGCTGTGCAACCTGGTGTCGTGTTCAACATGGACGGGAGGAGATGCACACCTGCTCTTGTATTCCACTCAAGCTGGTCCTTGTGA
- the LOC120697605 gene encoding uncharacterized protein LOC120697605: MVLRQYNLLFSHSSALALWACFAQLVDLKIWNCDALVYWPEKVFQPLVSLRTLQVWYCKKLTGRTQEASEQSAPPERSGLLPRLESLLIDECASLVEVPNLPASLKALFIWNCRNLESIVFGQQEDTPSLIAGSSSETKAFTAVPKLSSPANHSFIPCLESLKISNCRGLAEVANLPPSIKTLKISGCGNLPSLSGQLDALQTLVIDDCRGLKSLESCLGRLPSLEALHLYSCSSLQSLPNGPQAYPSVFDLALV; the protein is encoded by the coding sequence ATGGTGTTAAGGCAATACAACCTTTTGTTTTCCCACTCAAGTGCACTGGCGCTATGGGCATGTTTTGCACAGCTGGTAGATTTAAAGATTTGGAATTGTGATGCTCTTGTGTACTGGCCAGAAAAAGTGTTCCAGCCCCTGGTATCCTTGAGGACGTTACAAGTTTGGTACTGCAAGAAACTGACCGGACGCACACAAGAAGCTTCTGAGCAATCTGCACCGCCAGAACGGAGTGGACTCCTGCCACGTCTGGAGTCTCTACTGATAGATGAATGTGCATCTTTGGTAGAGGTTCCCAACCTACCGGCGTCTCTCAAGGCCTTATTTATTTGGAACTGCCGTAATCTCGAGTCCATCGTATTCGGCCAGCAGGAGGATACGCCATCATTAATTGCAGGGTCCAGCAGTGAGACCAAGGCATTTACAGCTGTACCGAAGCTGTCATCACCAGCAAACCATTCCTTCATCCCATGCCTAGAATCGCTAAAGATATCGAACTGCCGTGGCTTGGCAGAGGTTGCCAATCTTCCTCCATCCATCAAGACCTTGAAGATTTCGGGGTGCGGCAATCTTCCCTCCTTATCAGGACAGCTGGACGCCCTCCAAACATTAGTTATTGACGATTGCCGTGGATTGAAATCGCTGGAATCTTGCTTAGGAAGGCTCCCGTCGCTGGAAGCCCTCCATCTTTACAGTTGCAGCAGCCTGCAATCCTTGCCGAATGGGCCTCAAGCGTACCCATCAGTATTCGATCTTGCCCTGGTATAA
- the LOC120697604 gene encoding putative disease resistance protein RGA4 — MAEVLATMVVGRLVSMVKEKASSYLLDQYRVMEGLEKQHKLLERKLPAILDVIADAEEQAAAKREGAKAWLEEVRNVAYQANDVLDEFKYEALRRKAKKEGHYKDLGMDVIKLFPSHNRAAFLHRMGNKLRIILQELDVLIAEMNAFRFKFRPGPQVPINYLRQNSADIIDDPMKIATRSRDKEKHKVVKTLLDAASNVNLTIFPIVAMGGMGKTTLAQLVYNDPEIKNHFQLRLWVCVSDNFDVDSLTERIIKENDCQANGNSALDKLQNAISGKRYLLVLDDVWNRDEAHKWEKLMMGTGKGSYELGSLDEKFIEEIIKSKAFSSKQERDWPRELVNMVGDVAADVLVLP, encoded by the coding sequence ATGGCTGAGGTACTGGCCACCATGGTGGTCGGGCGATTGGTGTCcatggtgaaggagaaggcctccaGCTACCTCCTGGACCAGTACCGGGTGATGGAGGGCTTGGAGAAGCAGCACAAGCTCCTCGAGCGCAAGCTGCCGGCCATCCTGGACGTCATCGCtgacgccgaggagcaggcggcaGCCAAGAGAGAAGGGGCGAAAGCTTGGCTGGAGGAGGTCCGAAACGTGGCCTACCAGGCGAATGATGTCTTGGATGAGTTCAAGTATGAGGCGCTCCGCCGCAAAGCCAAGAAGGAGGGTCACTACAAGGATCTCGGTATGGATGTAATAAAGCTTTTCCCTTCTCACAACCGAGCTGCATTCCTTCACAGGATGGGCAACAAGCTCCGTATCATTTTGCAAGAACTTGATGTCCTTATAGCAGAGATGAATGCCTTCAGGTTCAAATTCCGACCAGGCCCACAGGTGCCCATAAATTACTTGCGGCAGAATAGTGCTGATATCATCGACGACCCTATGAAAATTGCCACCAGATCAAGAGATAAAGAAAAGCACAAGGTTGTTAAGACATTGCTTGATGCAGCCAGCAATGTCAATCTCACTATCTTTCCCATCGTCGCCATGGGGGGGATGGGGAAGACCACCTTAGCACAGCTTGTTTACAATGACCCTGAGATTAAGAACCATTTCCAACTGCGGCTCTGGGTGTGTGTCTCTGACAACTTTGATGTGGATTCTCTAACTGAAAGAATAATTAAAGAGAACGATTGTCAAGCAAATGGAAATTCCGCATTGGACAAGCTTCAAAATGCAATCAGTGGGAAGAGGTACCTGCTCGTATTGGATGATGTCTGGAACCGTGATGAGGCACACAAGTGGGAAAAACTGATGATGGGTACAGGTAAAGGATCCTACGAACTTGGAAGCTTGGATGAAAAATTCATTGAGGAAATTATCAAGTCAAAAGCATTCAGTTCAAAACAAGAAAGGGATTGGCCTCGTGAACTAGTTAACATGGTTGGTGATGTTGCCGCAGATGTGCTGGTTCTCCCTTAG
- the LOC120697606 gene encoding uncharacterized protein LOC120697606 has protein sequence MRPNPRAVLRAAAAAALLRPAAGTGPDAAACQALPRATPAPAPAPALAEWRPLPAAALPASGSRRAFSSSSSAADYGKDVDEVNRKFAEAREEIEAAMESKETVYFDEEASVARDAANEALAAFDALLARLPPADADAVRRSMGLKMEQLKAELKQLED, from the coding sequence ATGCGCCCAAACCCTCGCGcggtcctccgcgccgccgccgccgccgccctcctccgcccggCCGCAGGCACCGGCCCCGACGCGGCGGCCTGCCAAGCCCTACCCAGGgcgacgcccgcgcccgcgcccgcgcccgcgcttgCGGAGTGGCGacccctcccggcggcggcgctcccggccagcggcagccgccgcgccttctcctcctcctcctcggcggcggacTACGGCAAGGACGTGGACGAGGTGAACCGCAAGTTCGCGGAGGCGCGGGAGGAGATTGAGGCGGCCATGGAGAGCAAGGAGACGGTCTACTTCGACGAGGAGGCGTCCGTCGCGCGCGACGCCGCCAACGAAGCGCTCGCCGCGTTCGACGCGCTCCTGGCGCGCCTCccgcccgccgacgccgacgcggtCCGCCGCTCCATGGGGCTCAAGATGGAGCAGCTCAAGGCCGAGCTCAAGCAGCTCGAGGACTAG